The Corvus moneduloides isolate bCorMon1 chromosome 28, bCorMon1.pri, whole genome shotgun sequence genome contains a region encoding:
- the LOC116436135 gene encoding nuclear factor interleukin-3-regulated protein: MENFLAPRSELVLQQGRAQLLLGKAGGHSRRKQEFMPDDKKDTMYWEKRRKNNEAAKRSREKRRLNDVAMESQLAALSRENAVLRTELLSLKLRFGLLSPEPSPCQGRPLGLYLKGHRAASPLLGMEPFAGDSCCPAQKSFVPKVLEPAELPYKTFNPSTNIFGCGSKPIPMDTPGLQQPKRFEASFSPTVCSPFLSYPCPDKHPFPWPWLGSTCFLCPSTGTTEARKESSISVSDEDDEQQVPKTSPVPLCNVPCPSEEQLKGRSFAALPHKLRIKSKALGGLEETGLDSH; encoded by the coding sequence ATGGAGAACTTCCTGGCCCCTCGGAGcgagctggtgctgcagcagggcagggcccagctgctcctggggaaggCGGGTGGACATTCCCGGCGGAAGCAGGAATTCATGCCGGACGACAAGAAGGACACCATGTACTGGGAGAAGAGGCGCAAGAACAACGAGGCCGCCAAGCGCTCGCGGGAGAAGCGGCGCCTCAACGACGTGGCCATGGAGAGCCAGCTGGCAGCGCTGAGCCGCGAGAACGCCGTGCTCAGGACCGAGCTGCTGTCCCTCAAGCTGCGCTTCGGGCTCCTCAGCCCcgagcccagcccctgccagggccGCCCCCTCGGGCTCTACCTCAAGGGGCACCGGGCAGCCTCCCCACTGCTGGGCATGGAGCCCTTTGCTGGTgactcctgctgccctgcccagaAGAGCTTCGTGCCCAAGGTGCTGGAACCGGCTGAGCTTCCTTACAAAACTTTCAACCCCTCCACAAACATCTTCGGCTGTGGCTCCAAACCCATTCCCATGGACACTCCTGGCCTCCAGCAGCCCAAAAGGTTTGAGGCGTCCTTCAGCCCCACAGTTTGCTCTCCATTCCTCAGCTACCCCTGCCCAGACAAACACCCCTTCCCCTGGCCTTGGCTGGGCAGCACCTGCTTCTTGTGCCCGTCCACCGGCACCACCGAGGCCAGGAAGGAGAGCAGCATCTCAGTGTCGGATGAAGATGACGAGCAACAAGTGCCCAAAACTTCTCCTGTGCCCCTCTGCAACGTGCCCTGCCCCTcagaagagcagctgaaggGCCGGAGCTTTGCTGCCCTCCCACACAAGCTCCGGATTAAAAGCAAAGCCCTGGGCGGTCTGGAGGAGACTGGGCTGGACTCACACTGA